The DNA window ACAAAGGCATATCTGCAAAGATTGTAAAAAAACTTTTTCTCCTTCTACTAGTATTGCTAAAGATAATTCTAATATTTCTAATAACCTTAAATACACTATTGCGCAAGAACTTCAAGAAAATATTTCTCTTACTTTTATTGCTAAGAAGTACAATCTTTCTATTTCTTCAGTTCAAAGAATTATGGATGAGTGTTACTCTGATTTTAAGGTTAATAAAGACCATTTACCTGAAACTATGTGTATTGACGAGTTTAAATCAGTTAAAAATATTGATGGCGCTATGTCTTTTGTTTTTGCTGATTATCAAACTAAAAATATTATTGATATTGTTGAAGATAGAAGATTAAATTCCTTGACAGAATATTTTTCAAGATTTTCACTTGAAGCTAGGAATAATGTAAAATATATCTGTATGGATATGTATTCTCCATATATTAGTTTAGTAAAATCTATTTTTCCTGAGTCTGAGATAGTATTAGATAAATTTCATATTGTTAATCTAGTTAGTAGAGCATTTAACCAAACTAGAATATCCATAATGAATTCCCTTAAAGATGATTCATTAAAAAGAAAATTAAAACTATTTTGGAAGTTACTCCAAAAATATTATCCTGACCTTTGTCAAGAACCATATTATTGTCCAAGCTTTAAATACAAACTTAGCACTAAGAAAAAAGTGGACTATCTTCTAGAAAAAAGTCCTGAATTAGATGTTAATTTTAATATATATCAAGATATTCTTCAAGCAATAAGACATAATAATTTTAAAAGATTTGAAAATATTGTAAAGAAAAATCTAGCCAAAAAGGAGAAAGTATCTAAACAAATGCTTACAGCTTTAAAGACTTTAAAAAAATATATGAAATATATTGAAAATATGTTTAAATCAAACATTACAAATGGGTTGATAGAAGGTTTAAACAATAAAATTAAGTCAATAAAGAGAACAGCATTTGGATATTCAAATTTTAGTAATTTTAAAAAGCGCATATTAATTCAAGCAGGAATTATATCAATTAGTGCTTAATTTTTTAATTCAATAAAGTGATTTAATTAAACAAAAAAGAGAATCTTTTAAGATTTTATTCTCAAAAAAAATTCTCTTTGTTCTGTTAATTGTAAGTCTAAACTTTTTTATCAACACTATTTGACAAACAACCTTTTATTTACTTAAATAGTAGTTATTTCTTTTTCTTTTTTAGCAAATAAGTCATCAATTTCTTTAACATATTTATCAGTTAAAGTTTGAACATGAGTTTCTTCTTTCTTTAATTCATCTTCAGAAATAGGATTTTCTTTATCTTTTTCTAATTTCTTTAAATGATTGTTAATATCCTTTCTGATATTTCTTACAGCAATTTTACCATTTTCAGCTTCATTTTTAGCAAGTTTTACATATTCTTTTCTTCTGTCAGCAGTAAGTTCAGGTAAAACAAGTCTTATAACTCTACCATCATTATTAGGTGTCATTCCTAAATTAGCTGCAAGTAAAGCTTTCTCAATCTTAGAGATTAAAGATTTATCCCAAGGATCAATAACTAAAAGTCTTGCTTCTGGAGCAGATACAGTACCAATTTGATTTAAAGGAACATCACTTCCATAGTTTTCTACTTTAACTCCATCAAGCATAGATACATTTGCTCTACCTGCTCTAATAGCTGTAAATTTTTCTTTCACTGCTTCAATAGTTTTTAACATTTTCTCTTCACATTCTTTAACAAGTTTGTCACTAGCTATACTCATAAATCCTCCTTAAATTTCAAATTAATATAATTAATCTGCTACAACAGTAGTTCCAATATGTTCACCCATAATAACTTTCTTTAGGTTACCTTCATCTAAAGAATTAAATACAATTATAGGTAATTTATTTTCTCTACATAGTGAAATAGCAGTGGCATCCATAACTTTTAAATCTTTTGCTAAAACTTCATTGTATGTAACTGTTTCATATTTTTTAGCATCAGGATATTTTACAGGATCTTTATCATATATTCCATCAACTTTTGTAGCTTTTATAACAACATCAGTTTCCATTTCAATAGCTCTTAAAGCAGCTGCTGTGTCTGTTGTGAAATATGGATTCCCAGTTCCGGCTCCAAATATAACTACTCTACCTTTTTCAAGATGTCTTTGAGCTCTTCTCTTTATAAAAGGTTCTGCAACTTTTGGCATTTCAATAGCAGTTTGTACTCTAGTAGGAACTCCTAGTTTTTCAATTGAATTTTGTAGTGCCAAAGAGTTTATAACAGTAGCAAGCATACCCATATGATCTCCTGTAACTCTATCTACCCCTTGTGCAGCACCAGAAATACCCCTAAATATATTCCCACCTCCTATAACAATAGAAACTTCAACTCCAAGGTCAACAATTTCTTTAATTTGTTTTGCATAAGAAGTGATAACATCAGATGAAATTCCAAACTCTTGATCTCCCATCAAGGCTTCTCCACTTAATTTCAATAAGATTTTTTTGTAAAAAGGGCTTTCCAT is part of the Fusobacterium nucleatum genome and encodes:
- the pyrH gene encoding UMP kinase — protein: MESPFYKKILLKLSGEALMGDQEFGISSDVITSYAKQIKEIVDLGVEVSIVIGGGNIFRGISGAAQGVDRVTGDHMGMLATVINSLALQNSIEKLGVPTRVQTAIEMPKVAEPFIKRRAQRHLEKGRVVIFGAGTGNPYFTTDTAAALRAIEMETDVVIKATKVDGIYDKDPVKYPDAKKYETVTYNEVLAKDLKVMDATAISLCRENKLPIIVFNSLDEGNLKKVIMGEHIGTTVVAD
- a CDS encoding ISL3 family transposase yields the protein MISLSLANFIKTILNIQDDNISFPEEDYCQIIQKGNYVIKVFKGFIKSSYCSCPHCNSKNIVKNGSRERNIKFIPFQNYNIELNLSIQRHICKDCKKTFSPSTSIAKDNSNISNNLKYTIAQELQENISLTFIAKKYNLSISSVQRIMDECYSDFKVNKDHLPETMCIDEFKSVKNIDGAMSFVFADYQTKNIIDIVEDRRLNSLTEYFSRFSLEARNNVKYICMDMYSPYISLVKSIFPESEIVLDKFHIVNLVSRAFNQTRISIMNSLKDDSLKRKLKLFWKLLQKYYPDLCQEPYYCPSFKYKLSTKKKVDYLLEKSPELDVNFNIYQDILQAIRHNNFKRFENIVKKNLAKKEKVSKQMLTALKTLKKYMKYIENMFKSNITNGLIEGLNNKIKSIKRTAFGYSNFSNFKKRILIQAGIISISA
- the frr gene encoding ribosome recycling factor, producing MSIASDKLVKECEEKMLKTIEAVKEKFTAIRAGRANVSMLDGVKVENYGSDVPLNQIGTVSAPEARLLVIDPWDKSLISKIEKALLAANLGMTPNNDGRVIRLVLPELTADRRKEYVKLAKNEAENGKIAVRNIRKDINNHLKKLEKDKENPISEDELKKEETHVQTLTDKYVKEIDDLFAKKEKEITTI